One window from the genome of Pieris napi chromosome 3, ilPieNapi1.2, whole genome shotgun sequence encodes:
- the LOC125063681 gene encoding enhancer of split mbeta protein-like — protein sequence MSTMSYDIAYPISEDPQPVSRTYQYRKVMKPMLERKRRARINRCLDELKELMVSALQSEGENVAKLEKADILELTVRHLHKLRRQRRLSLNPSVDADRFRAGFTHAANEVSRCLASVPGVDVRLGTQLMTHLGHRLNDIQRAAGTDTPPASPPSPALSTVSSSSGYVSPSPPASPMPVHTAVPLDCTTNSFSKSSVWRPW from the coding sequence ATGTCTACCATGTCTTACGATATCGCGTATCCGATCTCGGAAGATCCGCAACCGGTCTCGCGCACTTATCAATATCGCAAAGTGATGAAACCGATGCTTGAGCGCAAGAGACGCGCTCGCATCAACCGCTGTCTTGACGAATTAAAGGAGTTAATGGTCAGCGCACTTCAGTCGGAGGGCGAAAATGTCGCCAAGTTGGAAAAGGCCGATATTTTGGAATTGACCGTCCGTCATCTTCACAAGCTTCGCCGTCAGCGTCGCCTGTCACTGAACCCTTCTGTGGACGCCGACCGCTTCAGAGCTGGATTTACTCATGCTGCAAATGAAGTTTCCCGCTGCTTGGCCTCAGTCCCTGGTGTTGACGTGAGGCTGGGAACTCAGCTGATGACTCACTTGGGCCACAGACTCAACGACATCCAGCGCGCGGCAGGCACTGACACGCCTCCTGCCAGCCCGCCCAGCCCTGCTCTATCCACGGTGTCTTCCTCTTCTGGCTACGTTTCACCTTCACCACCAGCCTCTCCAATGCCAGTGCACACCGCCGTTCCCCTGGACTGCACCACAAACAGCTTCTCCAAGAGCTCAGTGTGGAGGCCCTGGTAA